GATTTGGACTCCGGAAAAATTAAATGGTATAAGCAGCTGGGTGGTTATGATGTATGGTTTGGTGCATGCAACTGGCATTTGGATCCCAGGTGCCCTCCTGGTCCAAGCCCAGATGCTGATTTTGGTGAAGCACCAATGATGTTGACCATATCTCTCAATAGGACTAAGCGGgatgttgttgttgctgttcaAAAAAGTGGGTTTGCATGGGCTTTAAATCGTGATAATGGCAGTCTTATATGGTCTAAGGTAGTTTTCCCAGCTTCGTCGTTGTAAGTCTATTTgggtttacaattttaaaacatgcaatttaaaaatagcaatttgaaaatgcagttTAATTTCGGTCTACAAAATCGCAATGTCTGATGCACTCCAAATTAGATTGTATATGTTTATCATCCTAAAATTGGCTGGTTGCTTTGATATAGGAAGCAGGACCAGGAGGCCTAGGTGGAGGAGGTATGTGGGGTGCAGCAACAGATGAAAGGAGGGTCTACACCAACATTGCCAACAGCCAGCACAAAAACTTCACTCTCAAACCATCCGAGAACACCACAATTGCTGGTGGATGGGTGGCAATGGAAGCTCGCAATGGCAATATCCTCTGGTCCACAGCCAATCCTAGTAATGCTACCGCCCCTGGCCCTGTTACTGTAGCCAACGGTGTCCTTTTTGCCGGATCCACGTATCAACGAGGACCCATATATGCCATGGATGCAAAGACAGGAAAAATTCTGTGGTCTAATGAGACCGGAGCCACCATATATGGTGGCATATCGGTGAGCGATGGATGCATTTACCTTGGCAATGGTTACAAGGTTACTGTTGGATATGTTAACCGGAATTATACGGCCGGAACCTCGCTTTATGCCTACTGCGTATAATATCTGATGCATCTTTAAGCttattgacaataaaataactACAATATGTTTGAGAATAACACTTTTAGAGTTTCCTGGCCTGTAATGAAGAGTGGCTTGAACTTTTCACTATTGTCCATGTTGATTACTCTCTGCTTAGGATTCCAAGAAAAGGGTCAAACCTTGAGCATCAAATTGACTCATCCCATTTTACTTGTGGAGTTTCAGGCCAACAAATTTATAGGTTACCCAAAAAGGCTCTAGATAGAAGAATATGGAGCCTAATTTTATACAGTAGAATTTGAGTGTGGGGAGGAAAATTCAGGCCAAGAATATCTCAAGGCATCGACCCCAAGATACGCAATGCAGTGTATACAGAGCTATCACCCTTTCTCAATCAAAGAACAACCGACAAAGGATAAATTCATAAACTAACAAGATAAATACTTCACTTTCACAGAGATACAGGGTTAAAAGCATAAGTAGGTTTCTTACAGCATAGAATTCTATTCAGgaacagaaaaataaagaatagagCAAACCTGAAGTGTAAGTCTAACTGTACATACGCTTAAACACACAAAACATAAAGGAATACAAGGAAAGGCTTCAGGTACGTCACGCATCATCTGTTTCTCCACATATCTCCTAATATCTCAAAGCAGATACCAGTAAACTCACCTCTTCCACCCTGCCCGGGCCACCTTATCTGAAATATAAATCCACAACATATACAGTTACTATCATTCAGAAACCAACATAAAATTCCAGAGACAGCAAACCAGTACACAACTgaagaattttttgaaaaaagaaaagagattacAAGTAATGACAGACCCAGAAATAGAAAGAatgatttgactttttatgccgaAATGCAAGAAGACAAAAGGTACACATTAGAATAGAAAtcatttttgagaaatgctagaggtaccaaatcttttaccaagagaGTTTTACGTTTtattaaactgatgtgtagctcattcattgctacttgttacatttattttaattaattgttttgtttctttctaatgatgagttacacatcagtttagtaagcttttctttgtaaacaattttgtactcctagcatttctcatcatTTTTTGATATGCAAATGATAGAAAGCTGTACCGTTAGCTTATTACTTCCATGACCAAGTTAAAGAAGCATTTAAAATCcaagagaacaaaaaagaattggctctatttattaatgttttttagatggggttttttaaaaaaaataaataaaaaataaaagtgttataatgtgaaagtaattttgagtgttttgtattttaggttgtttgttaatgtttttgttttgaaaagagagaaggagaaagTGTTATCAAGATCTGTTTCAGAATAGTACCTTGTCCATCTTTAGAGGATGGTAGTGATCTGTCACTTTTGTTCCCCCCTTTGCCATTCTCCAGAACTAGCCTATGCACCCGTGGTGACATTGAACTCAATTTACCATTGGGCGGAGTAGGCATAGAATGCCGCCTGACGAAACCATTTTCAATCTCACCTTCACCAAAGTTAGGGGATCCTTGTGCTCTAAGCTTTGCCTTGGCAGATTCAGTTGCAGCCATATAGCTGGGCAAAGTTGGACTACGCTGTGAAACATTCTCTGAGTATTCCTGCTTTGCTGATAAAGATCTTCTCCTGCTTCTGTGGTTCTCCTTGCTAGTTTGATCTTCTTTTACATTTAGGTCCTCAGTTTCCTTTGGGATATTATCAACTTTTTCAAAAGTTTCCAAAGGAAGTTGCTCACCAGTAGGGTCATCATGATTCTGCATATCAACTGTCTCCTCCAGAGCCAACGGTGCAGGAGGTATTTCTAACCCGGGTCTTTCATTGTCTTTGGATACTGCCACTACTGGGTCATTTATTTTCTCAGAGAAATTATCAACACTCTTCTGAGGAACATCAGATGCTGTGGAGCTTGACAGCTTTTTCATATTTAACTTTGGCTTCTCAGTCACAGTTTCTGACCGATCAGGAGCCGCTGAATTGGATGCAgtaatttttctcaaatttcgtTTTACCCTCTCTAGTTCATTTTGATGGTGTTCCTGTACTGCTTCTGCTTGATGGACCTTAGCTTTCCTAAGGGTGCGTCTGGACTTTTCACGCTCAGATGTGGAATGCAGTGGATTATTTCCAACATTTACAGTTGGGACCTTGCGCACACCTCGTTTTTCTGTGCTGAGTTCAGTTTCTTCTGTTTGAACGCAGTCCTGCTGTCTGTGAGGCTTAGAATTAGGAACACCTTTTGGTTGTGGAAGTGGTCCCCTAAATTGAAATGATGACCAGCGTCCTAGCCAGTTCCAAGCTGAATTTGGTTCACCCGAATCATAGTGGAGGTTGAAGGGCATAACAGTTGGCGATGAAGCAAGAAGCTATAATAAGCAACATTGAGCACTATCAACTCCTATATCATGAGCTgttataaaaagaatatataaaataccCTAATATCTTATTCCTTTATCACTTTGTTtcaatttcttataattttattttttcacatgaatatttcaaaaattaaattaaagaggcCCACTTAAACTCAGCAGTTTGAGCCATATCTGGTATGCAACCAAAGTGTTACAGGGTCACTCTATATTTTGAAAGataatgatgacaatgatgATATGGCTACTTTATTTCCCTTAAAAGTGCACCACCTATACTATAGCTTGTATTATCTTTCCACTTATCGCAGACTAGTCAGTGGGTTAAACAGTATAAGGAAGATGATTCTGAAAATCAAAACATGTTTTGTCCTCGTTTGTAAATCATGTACTAATTAAACCATGACTACCATAAATTATCTAAAAACCCAAGATCCTGAATATACCTTACAAATAAAAGCATTTGATGACAGCTTTTCTGGCCCAGTGGCTGTATCTAATCCAAATAGCTCGACCCTCGTAACATCCTGCTAAAGAGATATTACAAAGACAGACTTAGATGCACAAGATGTTACAAGGTTTAAGACTGCATAGAAAATGTGATGAGCTTAATAAGAAATGAGCCTACCCAAGTAAATTAATACATAAACAATGAAAACATATAGCTAGTTATTATAAAATGGTACTCCATCAATAGACTAGAAAACTCAACAAACGTAATTTCAGAATTCTTCTATTTGAAGAACATAATTCACAAGGATCCATATATCCAACCCCGACAACATGGGATTAAGGCTTAAACTTGAGTTGAGTTAAGTTGTAGGAACATATGCATGAATAATTGACAATATTAGGTCAAATAGAAAATCAAGAAATTCTTCTAGATCATATAGAAATTTAGATGCAGGTCAAATGAAACCAATTTAGGTGTCATTTGAAAACTTACCAGACTGCATCTTTTCTGCACTTCAAGCCCACAAGCAGAAAGTCTGACCCTTTGACCGCGAACACGAGCCTGTAACTTAACAATCCCCTGCATGCAGCGCAAAGTAGTGACAGCCTGTCTCCTAACCAAGTGCCCACGAATAAGTGCTTGCAGCCTTATGATGCCCTTGAGAGCACGAAATGCCCGGCGAGCCTTCACAGATATTATGCTTAGATTAGATCAGTAATAGCTTTAATATATAAATCTAACTTCATAGGAGGGAAGAAAAGATTGCAAAAGATACATACCGATCTCTGTTCTACAGATAGAcaacttattttcttttcaactaTTATCTAACTCAAAAATTGCCAATAGCAAATCATAttaccaaataataataaaccactAAGAACATAGTTTACAAATCcataaaaatgcattttctttGTATGAGGAGTGACTGTAGGAAAATTATGTTTCCACGGTTACTTCCACTAGAATACACGTCAAGAACTGAAATAAGACCCTCAAACAACAGAAATCACAAATCTACAATATCAATCCACCCCTAGCCCCCCCGCTCAAATCACTAAAATATGAACCGAAGATACAAAAAACAATGTGCAGACACATTCACAtaatagattttattttctcaaacttaGGAAACCATGAAACATTTATGTATATGGCATTTGTATCTTGATATTTCCAAATTATGATTGTTCTTAATGATGTAAATTTTGCTAAGAAACTTGCCCTCTGCATGAAATGGCACTTCATTGCATCAATTTATATGTGGTATTCACCAAGATATAATTCTTGTAATGACTTTCATGAGTTCTTTGAAACTGTGCATGCTTTCGAATATGTGACATTGCAATAATAACAGATtatagaaaacaaatatttgcaACAGCCTATATTCAACCATTAAaaatgtcatttacaaaaacaaatcaaaagcAACCTGAATtaccaaaagaaaattgtattGAAAACCCTAGTATATGATTAAGAGAGTACACCATGGATCCAGAAGATGAGGCATAAAACACATTAATGAACATGAAAGATGGGTGCTAGAAAGAATTGCAGAATTAACTTCAAATCTCCTGTTCATGTAATTAACAATAATGACATTTCTTTATGTTTCATGTAATAAAGCATTACCAAATAGCCTCTAAAAGCTGCCTGTGCCTTTGTAGCAGCTTGCTCATAGGCAGTAACCTCAGCACCGCCAGGTGAATCCAAACCCATGGTTCCTTCTGTATGTGCACCTTGCTTGCCAGGTAATGACACGACTGCATCATGTGGTAAGTTGGCACTCGATCCCTTTTCTGAGTTTTCTTCAATTCTGTTAGAGGTATGAAGTGCCACATTTGAAATTACAGAATGATTTGCTGCCAAATCACTAGACACTGCCTTACAGGCAATGGTCGCCTCTTTATCTCCTGCTGATTTCTTGACATGTAATGAAATTGATAAATTAGTGGATGTCAAAGTCAAATATTGCTTAGAGTATATCAACAA
This window of the Corylus avellana chromosome ca5, CavTom2PMs-1.0 genome carries:
- the LOC132183426 gene encoding protein IQ-DOMAIN 31-like isoform X2, coding for MGKSPGKWIKTILFGKKSSKSSFLKKSAGDKEATIACKAVSSDLAANHSVISNVALHTSNRIEENSEKGSSANLPHDAVVSLPGKQGAHTEGTMGLDSPGGAEVTAYEQAATKAQAAFRGYLARRAFRALKGIIRLQALIRGHLVRRQAVTTLRCMQGIVKLQARVRGQRVRLSACGLEVQKRCSLDVTRVELFGLDTATGPEKLSSNAFICKLLASSPTVMPFNLHYDSGEPNSAWNWLGRWSSFQFRGPLPQPKGVPNSKPHRQQDCVQTEETELSTEKRGVRKVPTVNVGNNPLHSTSEREKSRRTLRKAKVHQAEAVQEHHQNELERVKRNLRKITASNSAAPDRSETVTEKPKLNMKKLSSSTASDVPQKSVDNFSEKINDPVVAVSKDNERPGLEIPPAPLALEETVDMQNHDDPTGEQLPLETFEKVDNIPKETEDLNVKEDQTSKENHRSRRRSLSAKQEYSENVSQRSPTLPSYMAATESAKAKLRAQGSPNFGEGEIENGFVRRHSMPTPPNGKLSSMSPRVHRLVLENGKGGNKSDRSLPSSKDGQDKVARAGWKR
- the LOC132183426 gene encoding protein IQ-DOMAIN 31-like isoform X1 encodes the protein MGKSPGKWIKTILFGKKSSKSSFLKKSAGDKEATIACKAVSSDLAANHSVISNVALHTSNRIEENSEKGSSANLPHDAVVSLPGKQGAHTEGTMGLDSPGGAEVTAYEQAATKAQAAFRGYLARRAFRALKGIIRLQALIRGHLVRRQAVTTLRCMQGIVKLQARVRGQRVRLSACGLEVQKRCSLQDVTRVELFGLDTATGPEKLSSNAFICKLLASSPTVMPFNLHYDSGEPNSAWNWLGRWSSFQFRGPLPQPKGVPNSKPHRQQDCVQTEETELSTEKRGVRKVPTVNVGNNPLHSTSEREKSRRTLRKAKVHQAEAVQEHHQNELERVKRNLRKITASNSAAPDRSETVTEKPKLNMKKLSSSTASDVPQKSVDNFSEKINDPVVAVSKDNERPGLEIPPAPLALEETVDMQNHDDPTGEQLPLETFEKVDNIPKETEDLNVKEDQTSKENHRSRRRSLSAKQEYSENVSQRSPTLPSYMAATESAKAKLRAQGSPNFGEGEIENGFVRRHSMPTPPNGKLSSMSPRVHRLVLENGKGGNKSDRSLPSSKDGQDKVARAGWKR